The DNA window GCCGCAAAGTTTGATGATGTTGGATCAGATACGCTTGGCCACGTTGGTGAGTATTACAAAGGTGCCTTGAAGCTACCAAACCTTGGTAAATTAGGGATTAGTAATTTGCGTGATACTCCGATTGAAGGGGTTCCAGTTGCTGATCCAGCTATTGGTGATTACGGTAAGATGGAAGAAGTTTCTGCCGGAAAAGATAGCATGGACGGTCACTGGGAAATGATGGGCTTGCCAGTAATGAAGCCATTATCAACGTTCCCAAATGGTTTTCCACAAGAAATCGTTGATAAGCTTGAAAAATTCTCAGGACGAAAAGTTATTGTTAATAAGCCATACTCAGGAACAGAAGTAATTCATGATTATGGTGAACGCCAAATGGAGACCGGAGAATTAATTCTCTACACGTCTGGTGATTCAGTAATGCAGATTGCTGCTCATGAAGATGTTATTCCAGTTGAGGAACTCTACAAGATTTGTGAATATGCTCGGACACTTGTTAATGGTCCAGAATATACTGTTGGTCGGATTATTGCCCGTCCATATGTTGGCCCAGATAAAGACCACTTTACCCGGACTGCTAATCGACATGACTTTAGTTTGAAGCCAATTGGTGAGACTGATATGGATCGCCTCCGTGCAGCTGGTTACGATGTAATTGGTGTTGGTAAGATTAATGATATCTTCTCTGGTGAAGGGATCGATAAAGGATACCATAACGAAAGCAACATGGACGGAATGGATCATGTTGATGAAGTAATGAAGCAAGACTTTACCGGTTTCTGCTTCACAAACTTGGTCGATTTTGATGCAATGTATGGTCACCGTCGTAATCCAAAGGGCTTTGGTCAAGCATTAATGGACTTTGATAAGCGTTTAGGCAAAGTTCTTGATGAAATGAAGCCAGATGATCTTTTGATGGTAACTGCTGATCACGGTAATGACCCTGGCTTTAAGGGAACTGATCATACTCGTGAAAATGTTCCATTGTTGGTTTACTCTCCTTCAATGAATAAACCAAATCAATCCCTTGGGCTGCGGAAGACATTCTCAGACCTTGGTGCAACTATCTTAGAGAACTTTAACGTTGAACCAGTAAAGGGTACCAGCTTCTACAAGGAAATTAGTAACGATTAAGATTAATTAAGGAAAGGGGCGAAACATGATGCGAATGGTTGATATCATTGACACCAAAAGAAATGGCGGAGTCCTAAGCGATGAGCAATTACAGTTCTTTGTTGATGGCGTCGTTAATGGAACGATTCCTGACTATCAAATCAGTGCTCTCCTTATGGCAATCTACTTCCAGGGGATGACCAAAGAAGAACAGACGAGCCTAACAATGAAGATGATGGAGTCTGGTGAACGATTAGACTTGAGCCGAATCCCTGGAATTAAAGTTGATAAACATTCAACGGGTGGTGTTGGTGATAAAGTGAGTTTGCCACTTGCAGCAATGGTCGCCGCTACAGGAATTCCGGTTCCAATGATTTCAGGTCGTGGCCTTGGTCATACAGGAGGCACGCTTGACAAGTTGGAAGCAATTCCGGGATTTCGGGTAGAACTTTCCGAAGATGAATTCATTAATCAAGTTGCCAAAGAAAAATTAGCAATCGTAGGTGCGACTGGTGAGGTTGCGCCAGCAGATAAGAAGATCTATGGATTACGGGATGTTACTGACACTGTTGACTCAATTCCGTTAATTGCTAGTTCAATTATGAGTAAGAAGATTGCTTCTGGAACAGATGCGCTTGTAATTGATGTAAAAACTGGTACTGGTGCCTTTATGAAGATGCTTGATCAATCAAGACTACTGGCTAAAGCCTTGGTTGAGATTGGTAAACAAGCAGGATTAAAGTGCATGGCAGTAATTTCAGATATGAATCAGCCGCTTGGAAATAAAATTGGTAATGCACTTGAAATTGAAGAATCAATTGATGTCTTAAAAGGAAAGGGCCCAAAAGATCTTACCGAATTAGTTCTGACGCTTGGTAGTTATATGGTTGTAATGGGTGAAAAAGCACAAAATACTACTGAGGCACGAAAGATGTTAGAGCAAACTATTCAGGATAGATCAGCCCTGGAACGGTTTGCGGCAATGATAGAAGCGCAAGGTGGAGATCCTGCTATTGTTGATAACTACCAATTAATGCCGCAAGCTAAATACAAGATTCCTTTCAAAGCTGATCGGGATGGCGTATTGACAAAACTTTCAGCAGATGAAGTTGGAACTGCTAGCATGTTATTAGGAGGCGGCCGTCAAAAAGCAGATGATGCCTTGGATTATAGTGTAGGAATCGAATTACACCATAAGCTAGGTGATTACGTTAAAGACGGCGAACCAATTTTAACAATCTATAGTAACCGCCAAGAAATTCCAGACGTGGAACAGTTATTAAGAGAAAGTATTGAAATTAGTGATAATGGTAAAGTGCCGACGCTAATTCATGAAATTGTTGAATAAAGAGCAGGAGGATATTTCAATGAGTACACATATTAATGCAAAAATGGGTGATTACGCAGACACTGTATTACTTCCAGGGGATCCGCTGCGTGCAAAATATATTGCAGAAAACTTCCTGGAAAATGTTAAACAAGTAAATTCAGTCCGGAATGCCTTTGGTTATACTGGTGAATATAAGGGTCACCGTATTTCAGTACAAGGATCTGGGATGGGAATTCCTTCGATGTCAATTTATATTAATGAGTTAGTACGTGAATTTGGTGTTAAAACTATTATCCGGGTTGGTTCTTGTGGCGGAATTGCTCCAGATGTTCATGTTCGCGATGTTCTTCTTGCCCAAGGTTCTTCAACAGATTCAGCAGTAACGGTAAATACATTTGGGCCAGGATTCCATTATGCACCATTAGCTGATTTCAAGTTGTTAGATACTGCTTACCATGTAGCTGGTAAATTAGGTATTGAAACAAAGGTTGGGGATATCTTTGCTGCCGATCGTTTCTACAATGATGAGCTTGATATGGAAAAGCTTCGTGACTATGGAATTTTAGGGACAGAAATGGAATCGGCTGGACTTTACTTATTAGCTGCTAAGCTTCATTTCCGGGCACTTTCAGTTTTGACTGTTAGTGACTTAATCTTTGGCGACGAAAAAGCAACCGCTGAAGAACGTGAGCGAACATTTAATGATATGATTAATATTTCGCTTGAAACGGCAATTGCTGGAAAGTAGCTTCTTGCATAAGCTAGAGAGTGCAGTTTATAATAAAATGTGGTTTAGATAATGAAAGAGACTGAGGTAATGCCCAGTCTCTTTTAGTATGGAGAAAGGAGGAAAGTTAGATGGATGATAAAAATAAGATTGAATTAGCGCTAAAAGTAGCAACCTTATATTATCGTGATGGATGGAACCAAAGTGATATTGCAACTGAACTGAATATTTCCCGGGCAACAGTGTCACGATTATTACAATTTGGTCGGGACCGAGGATTAGTAACCATTAAAATTCATAATCCCGTTGCTCCGCTTCACCAGTTGGAAGTAGACTTACTCGCTAAATATCCATCATTGCATAAAATTATTATTGTTCCAGGCACGGATGATTCACTTGAAGAAGTTGGCGCAGCGGGAGCTAAATATATCGAACAAGTCGTAGAAGATAAAGACATTATTGGGTTAGGCTGGGGAAAAACCGTCTATCAAGTAGGATTGCATTTGAAACCTAAAGACGTTACTGATATCACTGTTGTTCAAATGAAAGGCAGTATGGCAAATACTAATACGCGAAATTATGCGTTTGAAACGGTTAATATCTTTGCGAATGCTTTTAATACCGTTCCCCAGTATTTGCCGTTACCTGTTATCTTTGATCATGCAAAGACACGTGAATTAGTCGCTAACGATACCCATATCAAACATATTATGAAGTTAGGGGAGCAATCTAATATTGCTGTTTTCACAGTGGGAACAGTACGTGACTCAGCATTGTTATTTAAATTAGGTTACTTCACCAAGCAGGAGCAATTAACGTTACAACATGAGGCGGTAGGGGATGTTTTCTCTCGTTTCATTGATAGCAAGGGTCAGATAGTAAATGAAGATATTAACCAACGAACGATTGGGATTGCGCTCCCAGAGTTGCGAAAGAAAAAACACAGTATTTTAGTAGCGGCCAGTGTTGCTAAGGTACCAGCAG is part of the Limosilactobacillus reuteri genome and encodes:
- a CDS encoding phosphopentomutase; translated protein: MSYKRVFVIVMDSVGTGAAHDAAKFDDVGSDTLGHVGEYYKGALKLPNLGKLGISNLRDTPIEGVPVADPAIGDYGKMEEVSAGKDSMDGHWEMMGLPVMKPLSTFPNGFPQEIVDKLEKFSGRKVIVNKPYSGTEVIHDYGERQMETGELILYTSGDSVMQIAAHEDVIPVEELYKICEYARTLVNGPEYTVGRIIARPYVGPDKDHFTRTANRHDFSLKPIGETDMDRLRAAGYDVIGVGKINDIFSGEGIDKGYHNESNMDGMDHVDEVMKQDFTGFCFTNLVDFDAMYGHRRNPKGFGQALMDFDKRLGKVLDEMKPDDLLMVTADHGNDPGFKGTDHTRENVPLLVYSPSMNKPNQSLGLRKTFSDLGATILENFNVEPVKGTSFYKEISND
- a CDS encoding pyrimidine-nucleoside phosphorylase codes for the protein MRMVDIIDTKRNGGVLSDEQLQFFVDGVVNGTIPDYQISALLMAIYFQGMTKEEQTSLTMKMMESGERLDLSRIPGIKVDKHSTGGVGDKVSLPLAAMVAATGIPVPMISGRGLGHTGGTLDKLEAIPGFRVELSEDEFINQVAKEKLAIVGATGEVAPADKKIYGLRDVTDTVDSIPLIASSIMSKKIASGTDALVIDVKTGTGAFMKMLDQSRLLAKALVEIGKQAGLKCMAVISDMNQPLGNKIGNALEIEESIDVLKGKGPKDLTELVLTLGSYMVVMGEKAQNTTEARKMLEQTIQDRSALERFAAMIEAQGGDPAIVDNYQLMPQAKYKIPFKADRDGVLTKLSADEVGTASMLLGGGRQKADDALDYSVGIELHHKLGDYVKDGEPILTIYSNRQEIPDVEQLLRESIEISDNGKVPTLIHEIVE
- the deoD gene encoding purine-nucleoside phosphorylase, which translates into the protein MSTHINAKMGDYADTVLLPGDPLRAKYIAENFLENVKQVNSVRNAFGYTGEYKGHRISVQGSGMGIPSMSIYINELVREFGVKTIIRVGSCGGIAPDVHVRDVLLAQGSSTDSAVTVNTFGPGFHYAPLADFKLLDTAYHVAGKLGIETKVGDIFAADRFYNDELDMEKLRDYGILGTEMESAGLYLLAAKLHFRALSVLTVSDLIFGDEKATAEERERTFNDMINISLETAIAGK
- a CDS encoding sugar-binding transcriptional regulator, which codes for MDDKNKIELALKVATLYYRDGWNQSDIATELNISRATVSRLLQFGRDRGLVTIKIHNPVAPLHQLEVDLLAKYPSLHKIIIVPGTDDSLEEVGAAGAKYIEQVVEDKDIIGLGWGKTVYQVGLHLKPKDVTDITVVQMKGSMANTNTRNYAFETVNIFANAFNTVPQYLPLPVIFDHAKTRELVANDTHIKHIMKLGEQSNIAVFTVGTVRDSALLFKLGYFTKQEQLTLQHEAVGDVFSRFIDSKGQIVNEDINQRTIGIALPELRKKKHSILVAASVAKVPAVHGVLTAGYANTLVIDQESANSLVNFLN